One stretch of Rosistilla oblonga DNA includes these proteins:
- a CDS encoding ABC transporter ATP-binding protein translates to MSESNGKRPMIEAVGLSKFYGPFAAARDISFTVNEGELVAFLGPNGAGKSTTMKMLTGYIAASEGEARIAGHNMLSDRIEGSKRLGYLPENGPLYPEMTPASLLEFFADARGMGLRERKQHVERVVEICDLSTVMHKATSKLSKGFKQRVGMAQALLHDPDVLILDEPTAGLDPNQIRGVRATMAKLAETKTILLSTHILQEVEAMATRVVLINEGRKVFDGTVDDLGHKGQLDEAFHKLTHGESVS, encoded by the coding sequence ATGAGTGAATCGAACGGAAAGCGACCGATGATCGAGGCGGTGGGACTGAGCAAGTTCTACGGTCCGTTTGCGGCGGCACGGGACATCAGTTTCACGGTCAATGAAGGGGAACTTGTTGCGTTTTTGGGGCCCAACGGGGCTGGCAAAAGCACGACGATGAAAATGTTGACCGGCTACATCGCCGCTTCCGAAGGGGAGGCTCGAATCGCGGGCCACAACATGCTTTCGGATCGGATCGAGGGGAGCAAGCGACTGGGGTATCTGCCCGAGAACGGCCCGCTGTATCCCGAGATGACGCCGGCCAGCTTGTTGGAATTCTTTGCCGACGCCCGCGGCATGGGGCTTCGCGAACGCAAGCAGCACGTCGAACGCGTCGTCGAGATCTGCGATCTTTCGACCGTGATGCACAAAGCGACAAGCAAGCTGTCCAAAGGTTTTAAGCAACGCGTCGGTATGGCCCAGGCACTGTTACACGATCCCGACGTGCTGATCTTGGACGAACCGACCGCCGGTTTGGATCCGAACCAGATTCGTGGGGTTCGCGCGACGATGGCCAAGCTGGCCGAAACCAAGACGATTTTGCTGAGCACTCACATTTTGCAAGAGGTCGAAGCGATGGCGACGCGCGTCGTTTTGATCAACGAGGGACGCAAGGTCTTCGACGGCACCGTCGACGACTTGGGACACAAGGGACAGTTGGACGAAGCGTTCCATAAACTGACCCACGGCGAAAGCGTCAGCTGA
- a CDS encoding Gldg family protein → MDLVTLLLALIKLLLIDLIFVGVLFVLISLLARTKRAAFAVLRRNFFGYFSNPTGYVFLCIFVFLTSLAAFWPYEFFNDNLATLDQLNRYLPLIMLFFIPAITMSIWAEEKRQGTDELLLTLPADDFDIVMGKYLAASAIFTASLIFSQLSNFITLAVLSYGDLDTGLFFTTYLGYWFVGLTMIAIGMVASFLTGNLTVGFILGALFNAPLAFASMADVIIPAGWFQRIVSGSGLSAQFDDFGRGVISLSSTVYFVLVAVIGIYLCMVLIGRRHWAGSKDGNTMFWHYAARALALMVLAGGAVVLIRNWDQRVDTTEGNVSSLAPATIELIKNLDADRPIVVDAFISTDIPEQYARTRYELVSVLKEFRAEAAKRGKTIDVNLYQDLELFSDEAALASERFGIEPVARFVRSQGSMENQEILLGAAFRSGLEKVVVPFFDYGIPVEYELVRSIKTVSQSSRKRLGIVNTDANMMGGFSMAGGQPRRLEKHPLVVELEKQYQVDEVDLSSPLDPERFDAVVAVQPSSLAPDQFDRLVEGVKAGIPMAIFEDPMTIRGIPGTGEPKQSPGGMFGQQGGPIPKGDIRKLWDVLEIESPGMPGMTALFSPDIVWQQYNPYPKMAALGLDDQWLFAKEEAPGAEDALSEANPITAGLREILFIYAGAITAKKDSVLKHTPLVQTGMATGLIPLAKLQPAMRDPNTLRAEQGDFKGIQTIAMAIEGPASAEAKTEDSTADDASGDDAAKDETAGGESSERPIKAVYVADTDLMIQEFLAIRAQPELFAEVDLRVQNVTFVLNVVDWLADESLFIDVRKHEPRFSTLQWIEEVENEAREKESAAGAEFDLAFKEKVREIEEKNTEELQKLQKELDDAKKNNQDGKIDLGAFQAIQTRFMMKQQQLERMLTVSREKLERERDSQIQKERRAADLTVRARQNRVKAAAVTLPCIPPLLIGVIVFASRRLRERENIAKSRLR, encoded by the coding sequence ATGGATCTAGTAACTCTCCTATTGGCCCTGATCAAACTGCTCCTGATCGACTTGATCTTCGTCGGCGTGCTGTTTGTTCTGATCAGTCTCCTCGCTCGCACCAAGCGAGCCGCATTTGCTGTTTTGCGACGTAACTTCTTCGGTTATTTCAGCAATCCAACCGGATATGTGTTCCTCTGCATCTTCGTCTTCCTGACGTCGCTGGCCGCCTTCTGGCCCTATGAGTTCTTCAACGACAACCTGGCGACGCTGGACCAGCTGAATCGCTATCTGCCGTTGATCATGCTGTTCTTCATCCCGGCGATCACGATGAGTATCTGGGCCGAGGAGAAACGGCAGGGAACCGACGAACTGCTGCTAACGCTGCCCGCGGATGACTTCGACATCGTGATGGGAAAGTATCTCGCGGCGTCGGCGATCTTCACGGCTTCGCTGATCTTTTCGCAGCTGTCGAACTTCATCACCCTGGCGGTCCTCAGCTATGGCGATCTCGATACCGGGCTGTTTTTCACGACCTATCTCGGTTACTGGTTCGTCGGTCTGACGATGATCGCGATCGGTATGGTCGCGTCGTTCCTGACCGGCAACCTGACGGTCGGCTTCATTTTGGGAGCTCTGTTTAACGCCCCGCTGGCCTTCGCATCGATGGCCGACGTGATCATCCCGGCCGGCTGGTTCCAACGGATCGTCAGCGGTTCGGGGCTGAGCGCCCAGTTCGACGACTTTGGACGCGGCGTGATCAGCCTCTCATCGACTGTCTATTTTGTCTTGGTCGCCGTGATCGGCATCTATCTGTGCATGGTCCTGATCGGGCGTCGGCACTGGGCGGGAAGCAAAGATGGCAACACGATGTTCTGGCATTATGCCGCTCGCGCATTGGCGTTGATGGTCTTGGCCGGCGGTGCTGTTGTGCTGATTCGCAACTGGGATCAACGCGTCGACACGACCGAAGGCAACGTCAGCTCGCTGGCACCAGCGACGATCGAATTGATCAAGAACCTCGACGCCGATCGGCCGATCGTTGTCGATGCGTTTATCTCGACCGATATCCCCGAACAATATGCTCGCACGCGTTACGAATTGGTAAGCGTGTTGAAAGAGTTCCGCGCCGAAGCTGCCAAGCGTGGCAAGACGATCGACGTCAATCTGTACCAAGATCTGGAGCTGTTCAGCGACGAAGCGGCACTGGCTTCGGAGCGCTTCGGAATCGAACCTGTCGCCCGATTCGTTCGCTCGCAAGGATCGATGGAAAACCAAGAGATCCTGCTGGGAGCAGCGTTCCGCAGCGGATTGGAAAAGGTTGTCGTTCCCTTCTTCGACTACGGAATTCCCGTCGAATACGAATTGGTGCGATCGATCAAAACCGTTTCGCAGAGCTCGCGTAAGCGCTTGGGGATCGTCAACACCGACGCCAACATGATGGGCGGCTTCTCGATGGCTGGCGGCCAGCCGCGTCGACTGGAAAAGCACCCGTTGGTTGTCGAACTGGAAAAACAATATCAAGTCGATGAGGTCGACCTGTCGTCCCCGTTGGACCCCGAGCGGTTTGATGCCGTGGTCGCTGTTCAGCCATCGTCGCTGGCTCCCGATCAATTCGATCGCTTGGTCGAAGGCGTCAAAGCTGGAATCCCGATGGCGATCTTCGAGGATCCGATGACGATCCGCGGAATCCCCGGCACCGGCGAACCGAAGCAGTCGCCGGGCGGAATGTTCGGTCAGCAGGGCGGCCCGATTCCAAAGGGTGATATTCGCAAGCTGTGGGACGTGTTGGAGATCGAATCGCCCGGCATGCCCGGCATGACAGCACTCTTCTCGCCCGACATCGTCTGGCAGCAATACAATCCGTATCCAAAGATGGCTGCGTTGGGACTGGATGACCAATGGTTGTTCGCCAAAGAGGAAGCACCGGGCGCCGAAGACGCGCTCTCCGAGGCTAACCCGATCACCGCGGGACTCCGCGAGATCCTGTTCATCTACGCCGGTGCGATCACCGCCAAGAAGGACAGTGTTCTGAAGCACACTCCGTTGGTGCAAACCGGCATGGCGACCGGGTTGATCCCGTTGGCCAAACTGCAACCTGCGATGCGCGATCCTAATACTTTGCGAGCCGAGCAGGGTGACTTCAAGGGAATCCAGACGATTGCGATGGCGATCGAAGGTCCCGCTAGTGCCGAAGCCAAAACCGAAGACTCCACGGCCGATGACGCCAGCGGTGACGATGCAGCCAAAGATGAAACCGCTGGTGGTGAATCGAGCGAACGGCCTATCAAGGCGGTTTACGTGGCCGACACCGACCTGATGATCCAAGAGTTTTTGGCGATCCGCGCTCAGCCAGAGCTGTTTGCAGAAGTTGACCTGCGAGTTCAGAACGTGACCTTCGTGTTAAACGTTGTCGATTGGTTGGCTGATGAAAGTCTGTTCATCGACGTCCGCAAACACGAACCGCGGTTCAGCACGCTGCAGTGGATCGAAGAAGTCGAAAACGAAGCTCGCGAAAAAGAGAGCGCTGCGGGTGCCGAGTTCGATCTGGCCTTTAAAGAGAAGGTTCGCGAGATCGAAGAGAAGAATACCGAAGAGCTGCAGAAGCTGCAAAAGGAATTGGACGACGCCAAGAAGAACAACCAGGACGGCAAGATCGATCTCGGTGCGTTCCAAGCGATTCAGACCCGTTTCATGATGAAGCAACAACAGTTGGAGCGGATGTTGACGGTCAGCCGCGAGAAGCTCGAACGCGAGCGAGACAGTCAGATTCAGAAGGAACGCCGGGCAGCCGACCTGACGGTTCGGGCGCGACAAAATCGTGTCAAAGCCGCCGCGGTGACGCTCCCCTGTATCCCGCCGCTGTTGATCGGCGTGATCGTCTTTGCGTCGCGTCGATTGCGCGAACGCGAGAACATTGCCAAAAGCCGGCTTCGATAA